In Hemibagrus wyckioides isolate EC202008001 linkage group LG16, SWU_Hwy_1.0, whole genome shotgun sequence, the sequence TCAGTTATTGCTAATGCATGTTATCAGTATTATTCCCAGAATGTTTAATAGACAAACTCCCTAAATGCAGCATTTTCAATCTTTCACTTTCACTTGGATATGTGCTATGTGGGAAGTAAGCATATTGCGGCTCTAACTTCAGCACCATCTAATGACCGCTTGACCCAATGGACCTCTGTACCTATAGCTGTGTGCATGTAATGAGGTTTTACTCAAAAATATTTGACATTACGAGTTGAATGAACAACTCTGTGAATCTTTCTATGTGAGAGTTTCTATGTGAATTGCAGGTGTGACAGATTTCAGTGTATTTGTGGTAAAAGGGAGGGATTTAggacccagcagaaacacaggaGTTGGTGTAGGAAGTTGTGAAACAGTGCTTTCAGAGCACTGAAGATAACATCACAAACATGTGCTCCTCTATCACTCTGTGTTCAGGTTATATACGccatgaataatgaataaacagGTTATAAGCACAAACACGTCAATATTTCAGAAGACTGTTCGCTATTTCACAGATTTCTTTCTCCaaggaaatttgtttttattaccttctaattttattttaatgtatgtttaatagcTATTTTCTGAAGCTCAGGTTGCTGAACCCTTTGCTTTCAGAATATCATTAGGTTTTTACAATAGTTTGTGTGAAATATCATGCAGAAACTTTCCAGACGTTTAATCACTAAGCCTTCactttgtgcgtgtgtgtgagcaaagCTGAGCCGAGCACTTTCAGTTCCTCTCTACCACATCAGGGTGTTGCAGGAGGGAAGACAATGCTCGGCCGTTTCGTGCTGCACTTCCTGTAGAGCTGGAGCGGCTGCATTTCTGCTTCCCCAACTTACTACACAATGCACTATACGAGCCCCTGAAtgtgtgctttaaaaaaaatttaaaaaacaagatAGGCCTGCTTTTAACTCGTACAGTTCATTCATCAACTGCAGATGAGTGTTTACACTGTACTCGAAACCCCAAAGTGTATATTTATTGGTATATTGACACAAATTTTTATCTGAGCTGTGAATTCAGTAACGCAAGGCTTTTCCAATTTTTATGTacaagtgtgtatatatatggaccaggcataacattatgaccacccatgagttggtccccctttttctgccaaaacagccctgacccatcatgcactgtgtattctgacacctttatatcagaaccagcattagcgtcttcagcaatttgagcaacagtagctcgtctgttggatcacacaggccagccttcactccccatgtccgtcaatgagccttggccgtctctggttcaccactgttcctttttttggaccatttttgatagatactaaccactgcagaccgggaacaccccacaagagctgcagttttggagatgctctgatccagtggtctagccatcacaatttggtccttgtcaaactcactcaaatccttacgcttgcccatttttcctgcttctaacacatcaactttgaggacaaaatgttcacttgctgcctaatatatcccacccactaacaggtgccatgatgaggagatcagtcttattcacttcacctctcactgctcagaatgttattaatatatactgtgtgtatatatatatataaaattagtttttgttgctgtttgtaGAAATATCTCATCTGTTTCGTCATTAGGTCATTCAAGACTTTAGTGGTTTCACTAGTTCTTAGATGCTTAAAATGTTTTGTCAGACTGAACTGACAGACAAAATATGTTGCTCATAATATCCCTCAACAAAATCCCTCTCCCTTAATAGCTCTTCTAAACATTCTGGAGCAAATCTGTCAGTGATGAGACATTAGGCGTGCTCTCTTCAGCCTGAGGACACATCGAAATCCCATTAACAGCAGCTTTAGCTCAAACCGGTTGTGTACAACACGTCTTATGAACATACTTTTCATATATTGTATATGCTCTACATGCCAGtctgtttaatgtgtgttttatctttCCGTTGTCCCCTCTGTCTGTTTATTCGGTTCCTCTCCCTTTTTCAGGATGTTTTGTGAATGGAAAGTTGTTAATATGGACACATTTATGATAATTCTACTCTTACTTCCTgtttaatggaaaaataaaagtgcaaaaaaaattcacagTAAAAAGAGCAATTTCTGAGTATTTGTGCATATATGTTATAGGAATTTTACTTACCCAGAACTTATCTTTCTGTGTCTCCAGGGTAACCAGTCGTCAGGGGAGGATATGGAAATCTCTGATGATGAGATGCCAGGCACGCCCATCTCCAGCGACTGTGCTAAGGGCATTGTGGTGAACTCGGCCGTGTCTCCGATAACCCCTCAGTCTATGCCGCTTCCGCCACCTGGCTTCCCCCCTCTGCCCCCTCCTCAGCCTGCATACCCTATGCACCCTGCTCACTTGCCCCCTCATCTTCCTGCTCCACCACCAATGCTGCCCCCAATGCCCCCGTACCCACCGGGCATGATGGCCATGATGCCTGTGGATCTGATGAGCTGTTTGCCTCAGTGGGGCAGCGTGCACATGTCATTTCAGATGCAGACGCAGATGCTGAGCCGAATGGCACAGAGCCAGCGTGCTTACCCTTACCCACAGTTCCTAGGGGGAACAACAACAGCAAGCGCAGGTACCATGCAGTTCGGTGGTCCATACCCACCCTTATCCATGGTGAACACTCCTAGTGGTGGACACTCTCAGCCTTGGCATTTACCCAGCATGCCCAAGTTTAACCCGTCGGTGCCACCGCCCGGCTATGAGCCGAAGAAAGAAGACCCGCACAAAGCCACGGTGGACGGTGTGCTCATGGTCATCGTCAAAGAGCTGAAGGCCATCATGAAGAGAGACCTCAACCGCAAGATGGTGGAAGTGGTGGCCTTCAGGGCCTTTGATGAATGGTGGGAAAGGAAGGAGCGATCTGCCAAGGTGGGCATTCTGTCACCAatcattaaagaaatatttGGCACATTTTTCTAGTGCATGGTAGGAAAgacagaaacagtttttcatcaCAGAAAACACCACTTCCCATTATGCTAAATCACacccctttttatttttatataacagcatGGTCTTTAGTGTGTCATTCCTTATATAAGCTCAAAACCTTTAGTTActacaaacaaatgaatttaGAATAAGGCCACAGCAACTTTTTAAATGATGCTAATTCATAAACAGATTGGGAATCACTTACTAGTATTCACTTTATTTTTTGGGGGAGATTATATACAGTTCCTCATTATtctcaactctctctctttactttcCTTTTGTTTGTTCATGTCTCAGGCAACATCCACCCCAGTAAAGACAGGTGAGGCTAAGGAGGACGATAAAGAGCGAGTGAAGCCGAAAGAGACGTTAGCGTCCAGTCTGCTGGAGACATGGGGTAAAGGCGAAGGTCTTGGTTACGAGGGCATGGGTCTGGGCATCGGCCTGCGAGGTGCCATCCGCCTTCCGTCCTTCAAGGTACAGACCATCTAGTGTAGCTTTACCACTTGAAAATGTTCTCATATGATGAATAAGGAAAGTAAAAGGTCTTTAAACAGGTAACCATCATGTGCTAAGCAAGATTATAGCAGAGAAATTTAATGTGAGGTAAAAAGCtgctttatgtttgtgtgtgtgattgtgtctgcCAGGTGAAGAGGAAAGAGCCTCCAGACCCTGTCTCCACaggagagagtaagagagcACGGCTGTCCACGCCTGTAGACGATGAGCTGGAGGATGAAGGTGAGAGTGTCATCATTCTGTAGCCTGGCACACACTTCACCTTGTCCAGATTGAGGGTCATTTAAAGCACAGCTAGTGACCATCTTTAGTGTTTACACACTAGGGCGTAAAATAGAAAGCTGCCAGTGAGACGGAGATCTGCAAGAAGAAACAGTGTTGTTGTTTGAGTCTGCAGTACAGGCTCAGTGAatctggacagttgaagatttgCCGACCAATGCTGACCAAGTATATGTTTTTAGAGTTAGAGAAAGCAGACGCCCCCTCAGACGGCACCCGAGTGGATGACGCATCTTCCACCAAACGGAGGCATGCCCGTCCCGTGGAGCTGGATAGtgaaggagaggaggaagaggacgaggaagaggaggagacgGGCAAGGAGGAGTCCTCTGTGTCCGAGCAGGAGGATGAGGCCAATGTAGAGGTCTCGGAGACCATGTCCTCTAGCAAGGTGAGAATCTTCAGACTATTTagaaacatgacaaaaatgAATTGCACCAGATTCAGTCATACGTCCCTCCCGTCCAAAAGTATCGGAACAACAATTCTAATGTTGTTGCTCTACACTGAAGGCAATTGGGTTGAGATCACGAGATGATGGATTGTAATGTCAGCGTTCccttcctgatatttacattaaacaacttggggaaaaaacatgCCATCTTTTATTTGAAACCACTGATTTTTCTGGTTTTACGAAATATTCAAATATGTAGCTGAAAGTAGTTTCTGTTGCCCAGGTGTTTGACGTTTTAGGTTGATTGTTTAAACAGTGTCTCCGAATGGTTTGAACCCTGGGTTTCGCTTATGAAGActgtattttttgtaaaaaaggataaaccaaggCCGAAGAGCAGGGTTttggagaaaatgaaaatattttgaaactgaaaaaagaggaaaaattgCATGTTAGGCATCATTAGGTATAGGCagtaatgtaaagaaaaaaacaacaaaagaattGGCCTTGCCTTGTTTAGGAGCTGCAAAGGTACAGTCAAATCTGAACACTGCTTATGGTTGCATCTCAAAATGCATGTTACTCTACTAGATAGGTgacatactatataatactatactgTGTGGATTGGGGCACAGCTCAAGCCTGCATTTCTCTCTTTTGCAGGAGGTGGAAGAGGATGCTGATGATAATGAAGACGGGAGCGAGTCTGAGAGTGAGAGCAGTTCTTCTGACTCGTCTGATGAAGGTACAGGGAGAAAGTGTTAATTGAGAGTTTATTGCTTCTGTCATTGGTAGTCATCTTTACTACTTAGTGTACTTACTAGTGCATTGTGCATGTTTCCAAATTCAGAGAGGATTTTTGATGattttctgattattttgtgtgtttacatacagtgatttttttcctccctcagtgTGCGTTATTTGTAATTCAACATAAATATCGATACTGGGGCTTTTCTTTAAGTACTAACAATATGTGCTTCATTCTTGCGTCTCTGATCAGGGCACACCAGCTCAATGTCCTCTCGGTCCGACTCTGACTCCTCTGAGAGCGACAGCTCCGACTACGAGTCCAGCTCAGATGAgaaagaggatgaggaggaagaggaggagaaaaaagcaCACAAGGTCTCCATGGATACAGAAGATGAAGATAAGGAGGTGCAGTCGTCGTCCTCGTCTTCCTCgtcctcaccttcatcatcctctgaggaagaggatgaggcGGAGATGGAGGCTCCCAGCACACCTGTGGCTCCTGTGGAAGAGGAGAGTGAGGTAGCAAAGCCCGAGGCAGAGGAGACAGGGAGTGCCGTCACTGCTGCTCAGGACAGTCTGCAACTTAAAGGTTATTATTACATTCAAGCTGTTCATTTACCAGCTATTCAAAGCTCGAGGGTCTTaggagtaaaaataaaaataataatctaccATACTCTTTAAGCACTTGTTTGTTAGCTTGTGGTGCTTGCCAGGTTTCTATCTATATTTCTGTCTATATCTAAATATTTTTAGCTAAGCTATCAGTTTGCAAAGAGCTTTTTAATTTTGCTTGATTTTTCACAAACCTCCTCATAGTAAATTAAGACTTGTTCCATTTCATATTTCCTACAGAAGAGTCGGGCATTGATCTTGAGGTAAGGAAGACGGAACCCCTCCAGGAAGGCTTAGGGACTCTGAGGCCTCCAACCCCACCTCAtgcagaggaagaggaagttcCTCGGACTCCAGGTCGTGATGTCCCTGTCCCTTCAGAGGCAGAGACACCCACTATTCACCTGCCTCTTCCCCCTGCTCATTCTGTCCTCCCGGCCCCACGCCTCTCGAGCGATGAGGATGTTCCCCGCACACCAGGCCGTGACCTTCCCCGCCGTCTTAGTAAATCACAGAGCAGTGAAACAGCACCTACTACACCTACCATACCTGCTACACCCAGCACACCCAgtgaagccccgcccacagGTAGCAGCTTGTCGCTCAGCAGCCCATTCCCTTACCCACTCCTCAGTGCAGGCATCCCTCCCACGCCTGGTCGAGATCTGAACTTTACCCCGGTTTTCCCAGACTCCCCTGCTGCCCTTCCCCTTCAAAGGAAGTCCTCCTCCGAAAAGCCGCTGTTCAAAGAACCTGGCAGTGCCACTCCCTGTTCGTCTTCCCCGCTTCCTGTTGTTCCATCTTTTTGTTTAGATGCTGGTGCTGTGCCAAATAATCAGCATGTTCCATTCATAGAACTTTCTGTGTCCGACGATTCGGCTTCTTCAAAGAAGAAACCGGGCCGACCCAGAAAGTCTGCAGTTGCCGAACTTGAGGATGGCCAAGAACTTCATGAGGCAATGATGTCGCTTCCGCCAGACCTCCCGGTGAAGGACCTATTACCTGAATGTGAAGCATTACCAGGAGTACTTCGAGGGGCAGATGGCTCCACAGCATTGGCTCAGAaggagaaggaagaaaaagTGGTAGAGGAACTTGAGGAAATAAAGAAGGAGGTGAAGGAGGAAGTGCAGGATGTGGAACAGACCGTTCTCTTTGAAGAGCCGCTACAGAAAACACGGGGTCAGAGGAGGAACTGGGAAGAGCTCCTCTTCACCATGCACCCACACATAAGGTCGCCTCTGCGGCCAAAGTTCTTGCCACGGAGCGATTTTGAGGAGATGACCATCCTCTATGACATCTGGAACGAAGGCATTGACGAGGAGGACGTACGCTATCTCAAAATCACCTATGATAAAATGTTGCAGCAGGATAATGGCCATGACTGGCTCAACGACACACTCTGGGTTCCTCACCCTCATATCCTTTACTGCTAAACACTTCAGCATACTAACcacctgtagtgtagtgtttgtattgAACACCATTCTAGTCATTATTCTGTTAGAAAACCagtacagtggtacctcggtcctCGACCACCCCTGTGTTCAAATATTCGGTATTCTATTCATTTTCGAGGCAATTTGACCTCGGTGTACTCGGTACCTCggtgaaaaatattttcatgtgtACGACTCGACCGTTGGGAACACtggttcttgtttcatacaggattgcaacgAATATCGAATAACGAATTTTCGTTTAAGGGGGgtataatatgaaaataaataaataaatacaatttgactaacagggtaggatggtaaacttattgcagtactctcacacacacacacacacacacacacacacttgtcctctgatcctcgctctgcaaCGCCggggtctgcggattgaagaaagcccccctaaaaatcgCCTAGCGACACACACGCTTGCCATGCGGCGTACCCTGGCGTAGACAatagagatgaagcagtttACGCGGGTCATCTattctgaaagcatcatctgtgagtgcttgtgttataaccccacgctatcttttgtggtataatttcatGAGCCTCGTCTCCGAAAAAGGGGAAATCAGGCATCATTGTTGCCAAGAGGAAAGTTGTGACATTAACCatcgagttgaaacagattaattcgttttacattatttcctgtggggaaaaataatttggtttttGACCAAATCGGTATTCGACCCGACTTCTGGAACGAATTAAGCTTGAACACCAAGGTACCActgtacatttaaatacatgggaaatgtgatttttgtgttatttagGTTTCTGAAATTCTCCACTGGATACACACCACTTCCTGTATCTGTAGTTGTTTCCTTAACTGCACTTCCTGCACCTACCAGCAGTGGCAGTCTGCCTGGGGGTAAGAAAAAGCGGCGAGAGGACGGTATGCGTGATCATGTGACTGGCTGTGCGCGTAGCGAGGGCTACTACAAAATCGACAAAAAGGACAAACTGAAATACCTGAACAGCACTCGGTTACAGTCAGACGAGCCTGATAAAGACATGCAGGTGAGTTCATCGACTTATTAAACAAACTGCATGAGTCTCtgaatgattcatttctttcataCGCCGTTGAAGGCTTTTATTGTACGTTACTGAATTGACTGATTTCTGTTACCCAGGGCCGGATGATCCCGGCTCAGCCCCACGCCTCAACGCGAGCAGGCTCGGAGCGACGCTCTGAACAGCGCCGCCTGCTGTCCTCGTTCAGCTGTGACAGTGACCTGCTCAAATTCAACCAGCTCAAGGTGAGAGTCCACTCCCCTCACACTCATTCAATTCCAACTAATTCAATTACATTTCTAACACACTTTTTCGTGCACGTTTCCTCCTCAGTTCCGTAAGAAGAAGATCCGATTCTGTAAGAGTCACATCCACGACTGGGGTCTGTTTGCCATGGAACCCATCGCCGCTGACGAGATGGTTATCGAGTACGTCGGGCAGAACATCAGACAGGTAAAGCGTACACCGTTTTAGCTCAGAACTTCTGAAATGCTTGTAGTCAGAAAGGGATTATAATAATTATGCAGCTGTAATGTAGCAGTGGTAGAGCTCTGATGATGGAAGAAAGGAATCATCCTTTATCTACTCAGTGTACATGCTAGAACTTAGTACctaataggggtgtgtgtgtgtgtgtaggtgatcgcGGACATGAGAGAGAAGCGTTACGAGGAGGAAGGCATCGGCAGCAGCTACATGTTCCGTGTTGATCACGACACCATCATCGATGCTACAAAGTGTGGAAACTTCGCTCGCTTTATCAACCATAGCTGCAacgtgagtctcacacacacacacacacacacacactctttcatgaAGTACATGTGGGTTTCCACTGTACTTCAAGAATCCTTTTATCTTGCACATTACAAATTCTGCAAAGAAATGATTGATCAAACGAGCAGATTCTTTCTAACCACATGCAGCCATCCCTACCCTTTGGTAACCATGGTAACCTGTAGTGATCTAgtctgcagtgtgtgattgGCTGGAACTCTTTTAATCATGTAATGTTGATTACCTCTTTAATCATGTAATCTTGATTATTGTGTTTGATCAGCAATAAATCATATAATCACGGTGTTTTCAGGGGATCTATTTGAAGGGTCACATATCATCTTGAAGCCTTATTTGTGCTCTGATGGAAAAGCTATTGCACTATGCTAGATGTGCTGCCTTGGATGGTTATTTCCCATGATGCACTTGAATCTCTTTGATGTAACGGCCTAATTGGAAAggggtatagggtgtagagaATGTAGTTGCTCATCAGCGCCATCTACTGTGGACTTCAGGGTATCTACTTAATTaccagatttgtttatttttatttatggttTAAAAAGAGTTTCTTGCTTTAGTTGGTTTTGTTGGTTATTCCTTTTCTGTTTTAGCTTGATTAGTGTTATATTTGGGATGAAGACCAAGCTATTTTGTGTCTGTCATGTTTAATGACCCAAGTATATACCATATTGTCagaagtatgtgcacccctgaccttCACACCAATACATTTTTGAACATCCTATTACAGAATTAtcccccctttgctgttataataagctctgttcttctgggaaggctttccagtaCATTATGGAGAGGTGTATCTATGGGGATTTGTGtcgagagagagtgatagatagatagatagatagatagatagatagatagatagatagatagattgatagattgaTTTAGCTACAAGAGCTTTAATGAGATCAGACAATGTTTGGATGAgcaggtctggggttcagtcagtgtttcagttcatcccaaaggtgttcagtggggttaagtcagagtcagggctctgcgcaggacacttgagttcttccgcTCCAACTTTGGAGACACACCATGTCGCTTTGTGCTCaggtgcattgtcatgctgaaacagatttgagcctcttagttccagtgaagggagtTTGTTATGCTACTGCATACAGACATCCTATATAAGGATCTTACACATCCTATTCTATTCTTCTAACAGATCTACATACGGCTGTAATGGTCAAACATTCAGACTAGTTCATAAATTGTCCAGGGAAATTGCTTGCTTTGCTATTCTTTCCTCATTCACATTTATGCTAAGTTATTACCATTTGGGTCAGTCACTTAATTCGTCCCGTTGTCCCTACTCCAGTGTGTGTTCTAGTTTTTTGTATTGTTGTTAATCAAATCCAAACATTGTAACGTAAAGTATTGTGTTTTCAATGTGTTTCCAAGAGGGTTTGCATGTACAAGAGTTACCCCAGGCACATTAAAATAGAAGCAGGGTGAATTTCTGTAAAGAGTAGCCATTTCAAATCTCTGATCCGCTGCCGCCTTGTAGATTAGACGTGTACTACTCCATTAGGACTCCAGAATGCGCGTAAGGTCAGCTTGTGAACTTGCATAGAGTATGTAACTGGCCTAACTTGCTTCCCCTGAGACATGTGAATCCAGTCAGTTGCATCTTTTTTTGAACAGCTGCGCATCACATTCTGAGGAGAGTGCCATCTgtcctcttctgcatacatggGCTAACAGAAGTGACTGTGAatgacaagagagagagaatatgtgtgCCTCCTTCCactcagtgttttatattcacTTACAGTTCTTTAGCGTTCTGTAACAAGTAAATCAGCTGAAATCTGCTGACATGCCGCTTTGTGTACGTGTGTCCCACAGCCCAACTGCTACGCCAAGGTGATTACGGTGGAGTCTCAGAAGAAGATCGTAATCTACTCGCGCCAGCCGATCAGCGTCAACGAGGAGATTACCTACGACTACAAGTTCCCCATCGAGGACGTGAAGATCCCTTGTCTGTGCGGAGCCGAGAACTGCAGGGGGACGCTCAACTAGCACTGTCGAGCGCCATGAAGCAGGGAGGGTGTTGGGAgggtaacacacagacacacacacaccctccacccTCCACTCTGCAGTTAGAGCAGCTACGTGTGTAGGGCTTTTTATACCAATAAATCCATCCAACGATTGTTTACGATTTACACACCGGTGCTCTTTAGACCACAACATGAATTTTCTACCACTCTTCCACTGAGAGAGAAGGACGGCCACCCCAGTCACCCTTCCCTTTCCGACGTCTACGCACAAGTCATTGTGTATTAGGCGGCTTTTCGCCCATCCGCTTGCTTCTTTCCTCTTTTTACAGACTTTATTTCTATACTGTACGCTCCTAACGGGCACAGGCCTGTTGGCCACTACACGCACACAAATTCAGACACACTACTCAAACTTCAGGCTCGCTCACACACGTCGTCTCGCACGCTTCCGTTGTCTGCAAGTTTTCAACAGTGTTTGCCCCCCCCAACTCCCCCCCTTTCCCCATTTGCTTATTTAATGCCTTTTCAAGTTGCCGTGTGTtttgcatgtttgtgtatgtgtgtgctgccccctgctggttGTCTACTGTAATTATCAGCCTTCGGAATTATAGTAAGGacatttatttttgcaaaacaaattgcacagagaaggagagagagagttgaccAGACGCTCAATCTGTGTTAAGTATTTAACCGTGTCACACATGGTGGTAATATGGCATTAATTCCAGTTGAATATATTATCACAGGTACATGGTGGGACGGTTCTGTATGCCGGTTAAATGGTTAATATGGAAGAGTTAATGAAGAACAGCAAAAAAAGGGACCTTAGAAGACAGCCAAGTGTCTGCCATAGTAAATGTGCTAAACATATCATGAATTTATCGTCCAGCAGATGATCAGCTCGAAGTACTTACTACAGTACAGAAGTTGGTGTTTCTGAAGACTCCGTTTTGAGATGGTTTATTCTATATCCACTGAGCTGCTTTCATTACAC encodes:
- the setd1ba gene encoding histone-lysine N-methyltransferase SETD1B-A isoform X2, translating into MVRDPRIGRLWTRYKETDLPVPKFKIDECYIGRVPPKEVTFARLNDNIREGFLSDMCQKYGEIEEVEILYNPKNKKHLGIAKVVFGSVKAAKDAVQNLHNTSVMGNIIHAELDPKGENRLRYVQRLINGSFTPLTVPVGDEETSEVSPRSLAEALLSCEPLRRLSESGSTSTSTPLSMDTAYSSLRQDATPQSQTTPITPRPSGTPFSQDSAYSGRQATPTFQRSRRHETKFQDAYNRRPERHYVHGGYRGNAEKPNPPPEAPPPPVTPNFKPAFSPYQPPMPPAYPPAEPQFHQSEYRHPPPQAPPPTKPEFQPEPPPMPEEARPATPTSCPSPSPGTPTLEAERHSLDSRIEMLLKEKRTKLPFLSEGGDSDGEVRMEGSPISSSSSQLSPIPPSSATTRTPRPPSTGLEDISPTPLPDSDDEEPIPGTASAVHLPPSASPSNTHNVGGPHTPTDKVDTGNQSSGEDMEISDDEMPGTPISSDCAKGIVVNSAVSPITPQSMPLPPPGFPPLPPPQPAYPMHPAHLPPHLPAPPPMLPPMPPYPPGMMAMMPVDLMSCLPQWGSVHMSFQMQTQMLSRMAQSQRAYPYPQFLGGTTTASAGTMQFGGPYPPLSMVNTPSGGHSQPWHLPSMPKFNPSVPPPGYEPKKEDPHKATVDGVLMVIVKELKAIMKRDLNRKMVEVVAFRAFDEWWERKERSAKATSTPVKTGEAKEDDKERVKPKETLASSLLETWGKGEGLGYEGMGLGIGLRGAIRLPSFKVKRKEPPDPVSTGESKRARLSTPVDDELEDEELEKADAPSDGTRVDDASSTKRRHARPVELDSEGEEEEDEEEEETGKEESSVSEQEDEANVEVSETMSSSKEVEEDADDNEDGSESESESSSSDSSDEGHTSSMSSRSDSDSSESDSSDYESSSDEKEDEEEEEEKKAHKVSMDTEDEDKEVQSSSSSSSSSPSSSSEEEDEAEMEAPSTPVAPVEEESEVAKPEAEETGSAVTAAQDSLQLKEESGIDLEVRKTEPLQEGLGTLRPPTPPHAEEEEVPRTPGRDVPVPSEAETPTIHLPLPPAHSVLPAPRLSSDEDVPRTPGRDLPRRLSKSQSSETAPTTPTIPATPSTPSEAPPTGSSLSLSSPFPYPLLSAGIPPTPGRDLNFTPVFPDSPAALPLQRKSSSEKPLFKEPGSATPCSSSPLPVVPSFCLDAGAVPNNQHVPFIELSVSDDSASSKKKPGRPRKSAVAELEDGQELHEAMMSLPPDLPVKDLLPECEALPGVLRGADGSTALAQKEKEEKVVEELEEIKKEVKEEVQDVEQTVLFEEPLQKTRGQRRNWEELLFTMHPHIRSPLRPKFLPRSDFEEMTILYDIWNEGIDEEDVRYLKITYDKMLQQDNGHDWLNDTLWVPHPPTSSGSLPGGKKKRREDGMRDHVTGCARSEGYYKIDKKDKLKYLNSTRLQSDEPDKDMQGRMIPAQPHASTRAGSERRSEQRRLLSSFSCDSDLLKFNQLKFRKKKIRFCKSHIHDWGLFAMEPIAADEMVIEYVGQNIRQVIADMREKRYEEEGIGSSYMFRVDHDTIIDATKCGNFARFINHSCNPNCYAKVITVESQKKIVIYSRQPISVNEEITYDYKFPIEDVKIPCLCGAENCRGTLN
- the setd1ba gene encoding histone-lysine N-methyltransferase SETD1B-A isoform X1; protein product: MSRPGERSRGDEDHGKRQSSSLANGGTENSSGEKRREHHWRSYKLIIDPALRKGSHKLYRYDGQHFNVPNPGIPPVDMVRDPRIGRLWTRYKETDLPVPKFKIDECYIGRVPPKEVTFARLNDNIREGFLSDMCQKYGEIEEVEILYNPKNKKHLGIAKVVFGSVKAAKDAVQNLHNTSVMGNIIHAELDPKGENRLRYVQRLINGSFTPLTVPVGDEETSEVSPRSLAEALLSCEPLRRLSESGSTSTSTPLSMDTAYSSLRQDATPQSQTTPITPRPSGTPFSQDSAYSGRQATPTFQRSRRHETKFQDAYNRRPERHYVHGGYRGNAEKPNPPPEAPPPPVTPNFKPAFSPYQPPMPPAYPPAEPQFHQSEYRHPPPQAPPPTKPEFQPEPPPMPEEARPATPTSCPSPSPGTPTLEAERHSLDSRIEMLLKEKRTKLPFLSEGGDSDGEVRMEGSPISSSSSQLSPIPPSSATTRTPRPPSTGLEDISPTPLPDSDDEEPIPGTASAVHLPPSASPSNTHNVGGPHTPTDKVDTGNQSSGEDMEISDDEMPGTPISSDCAKGIVVNSAVSPITPQSMPLPPPGFPPLPPPQPAYPMHPAHLPPHLPAPPPMLPPMPPYPPGMMAMMPVDLMSCLPQWGSVHMSFQMQTQMLSRMAQSQRAYPYPQFLGGTTTASAGTMQFGGPYPPLSMVNTPSGGHSQPWHLPSMPKFNPSVPPPGYEPKKEDPHKATVDGVLMVIVKELKAIMKRDLNRKMVEVVAFRAFDEWWERKERSAKATSTPVKTGEAKEDDKERVKPKETLASSLLETWGKGEGLGYEGMGLGIGLRGAIRLPSFKVKRKEPPDPVSTGESKRARLSTPVDDELEDEELEKADAPSDGTRVDDASSTKRRHARPVELDSEGEEEEDEEEEETGKEESSVSEQEDEANVEVSETMSSSKEVEEDADDNEDGSESESESSSSDSSDEGHTSSMSSRSDSDSSESDSSDYESSSDEKEDEEEEEEKKAHKVSMDTEDEDKEVQSSSSSSSSSPSSSSEEEDEAEMEAPSTPVAPVEEESEVAKPEAEETGSAVTAAQDSLQLKEESGIDLEVRKTEPLQEGLGTLRPPTPPHAEEEEVPRTPGRDVPVPSEAETPTIHLPLPPAHSVLPAPRLSSDEDVPRTPGRDLPRRLSKSQSSETAPTTPTIPATPSTPSEAPPTGSSLSLSSPFPYPLLSAGIPPTPGRDLNFTPVFPDSPAALPLQRKSSSEKPLFKEPGSATPCSSSPLPVVPSFCLDAGAVPNNQHVPFIELSVSDDSASSKKKPGRPRKSAVAELEDGQELHEAMMSLPPDLPVKDLLPECEALPGVLRGADGSTALAQKEKEEKVVEELEEIKKEVKEEVQDVEQTVLFEEPLQKTRGQRRNWEELLFTMHPHIRSPLRPKFLPRSDFEEMTILYDIWNEGIDEEDVRYLKITYDKMLQQDNGHDWLNDTLWVPHPPTSSGSLPGGKKKRREDGMRDHVTGCARSEGYYKIDKKDKLKYLNSTRLQSDEPDKDMQGRMIPAQPHASTRAGSERRSEQRRLLSSFSCDSDLLKFNQLKFRKKKIRFCKSHIHDWGLFAMEPIAADEMVIEYVGQNIRQVIADMREKRYEEEGIGSSYMFRVDHDTIIDATKCGNFARFINHSCNPNCYAKVITVESQKKIVIYSRQPISVNEEITYDYKFPIEDVKIPCLCGAENCRGTLN